GAGGTTTGAAGTTGCTGGCAGGCCGATTGCCTTTTTTGACGACCTGAATCTAAATCACGGTGGTTCAGGAAAGCCGTGAAATCCAGACCTGATTAAACCATAAAACGGTGAAATCCTTTTATTAATAAAAAAGAATATCCGGATTGGTTTTGCAGAATTAGCGGTCTGGTTATTCAATCGCCGAATGGAAATTGGAAGTTTTTCTTGTAACCAAAGATTGAAGAAAAAGGTGCATCTTGATGGTTATTATTTGAACAGACTTCCCTGGTAAGAAGAATATTTAATCAGCAGTTCATTTTTTTGTGTCAAAGGCTGGATAAAATCTGGTTGTAATCAGAAAAAGATGACGATACGGGATGGACAACAGAGAAGAGGGTTTGGGTTCAATTGCGTTTCAACAGTATGGTTAGATTTCAGTGCTTCTGATTATCTTTGCAAACAGGATGCCTTGCAGGCAGCGTATCATCGGATCAGGAAGTATTTGGCCGGTTTGACTGCGGGGGCGATAATCAAATGAATGTTATGAAAAGAATTTTTCGTCTCAGCTTTTTTCTTATTCTTGTTCTGGGGTTTTCAGGATGCGCTTTGTTGAGGCCTTTACAGAAGAGCCAGATCATTTCTGTGTTTCATCTGATCGAGACAGGCAAATACAACGAGGCTAGAGGGGCTGTCGAGGAAATGATCAACAACGAGGAGTCAGCCGAATGGGCCAAGGTATGGTATGCCCGGGGATTACTGAGCCAGACGGCTTACCGCGAAGGAATCAAAAAGAATGATAAGAAATTATCAGAGCTTTATCCCGACCAATTGTATGTGGCGTTTGATTCTTATGAGCGGGCCGTTGAGCTGGATAAAAGGGGAAGGCTGGAGAAGCAACTGAAACCTCATTATGTATTGCTGGTCAATGATTTTCAGCAATTGGGAGAGAAGGAGTTTAAGGCAGGGAACTACCCCGAATCTTTGAAGGCTTTTGAGCATGCCCTTTGCATCCGTGATCTGGCTGAATTTTCAGCTGGGATAGACACAAGTCTTGTTTTCAATGCCGCCCTGGCAGCTTATGAAGGAGGGAACTGGGGAAAGGCATCACAGCATCTGGAACGTTTGCACAAACTTGAGCATTCACCCAATGTTACCCATCTTTTGTATGATTCCCGCCTTTCGGCCGGCGATACCCTCACTGCAAGGCAAGTCCTTGAAGAGGGTATTGATATCTTTGAAGAGGAGGAAACCCTGGTATTGGTGCTGGCTGACCTCCTGGTCAGGCTGGACCTTTCGAAAGAAGCCATCGGGGTGCTCGATGCTGCTCTTGAACGTACACCTGATAAGGCCGTGTTTCATAACACCAAGGGATTGATTTACCAGAAAGATGAGGATTATCAGCAGGCTATTGACGCTTATGAGCAGGCCATTGAACTTGATCCTGAAGATCTGATGGCATTCCTGAATATTGCCACTTGTTACTACAACATCGGTGTGGAGATTGAAGAAGCCACCCTTAATATGACCAACATTTATCTAGTGCAGCGTGAGAAGGAGAAGTCGGCTGAAGCTCTGGAGGCCGCCCTGGAGTGGCTCGACAAAGTATACGAAAAAGAACCAGAGGACCCTGAAGTCCGCAACCGGCTTTTTGAGCTTTATCGTTTACTGCGTATCAACGACAAGGTAAATTCTCTTGAAAACAATCGCCGCTAACCTGCTACAGCCTGAAAGAAAAAGTCAGGCCCAAGAACTGATTAAACTGGGCCTTGGCAACCTTATAGGGTGTCTCATCGGGCAGCAGGACCGGTTCTCCGGCAGCATTCAATACCGGGAAACGGACATCATCATCATAAATCAGGTGCAGATTCAGCCTGAT
The DNA window shown above is from Bacteroides sp. and carries:
- a CDS encoding tetratricopeptide repeat protein, with amino-acid sequence MKRIFRLSFFLILVLGFSGCALLRPLQKSQIISVFHLIETGKYNEARGAVEEMINNEESAEWAKVWYARGLLSQTAYREGIKKNDKKLSELYPDQLYVAFDSYERAVELDKRGRLEKQLKPHYVLLVNDFQQLGEKEFKAGNYPESLKAFEHALCIRDLAEFSAGIDTSLVFNAALAAYEGGNWGKASQHLERLHKLEHSPNVTHLLYDSRLSAGDTLTARQVLEEGIDIFEEEETLVLVLADLLVRLDLSKEAIGVLDAALERTPDKAVFHNTKGLIYQKDEDYQQAIDAYEQAIELDPEDLMAFLNIATCYYNIGVEIEEATLNMTNIYLVQREKEKSAEALEAALEWLDKVYEKEPEDPEVRNRLFELYRLLRINDKVNSLENNRR